One Pagrus major chromosome 15, Pma_NU_1.0 DNA window includes the following coding sequences:
- the cep68 gene encoding centrosomal protein of 68 kDa isoform X2, which yields MEASGRSQRWKMHVPEFKHRGRSQSSKDSERDKTRDKGEPHKSVTMAPNSRYLTDRQYVKRKPLFSAEQHASILKKTYPQDNTKKENQLGVSRREEHQQHTDMDLLTRARAELTPESFGLSHSDICFPSASREDLDSPLAVSKLRTRLCHEEPTFGSPFPQTSISAQQSLSNSVQEVRRLNSPLGQPLSSTVLYPTYSHRSGYYRPGHSQLRHGGREGENGGETKPFSSRGQSKGHPMTPYQANYWACAIHKALSPSPDLHSAGWDPNREYQALLDYTYPLRAGQVATKWDSSELQADSLLETDTNMQDSGIELTHFCSSTSLSGLGFTGSSTVHSRERSTVSAGHMSSDGLPSSASTDPVVLSMDNLDTCKNRGGLNQYKIDGHHYQHHALSSTTSAAFIHSTSLLPQSRCVWGEVDEEFHPLPEKLEELQLLSRQMREVTAQLSQTVTASLESLGPVTTSVIHSSITLPEKQEAGVKESEGNSQDTHEGKDKIGREEMSAAQTADHRDSEAVRRTSRAWLEPVVEGLNRPSLRELEALVEQLCGLAMPCNQRSNQENQEQSDSLMQHIQVFCAHLEQLIQWLYTVSEKMELLAAPTVDIDSVKSSLAEYQSFQREVSSHQFLTTSVLHTGQLLLSRINTTSPFLRDTLLLIERQTGALETHTEHFFSSILSAMDTLTQPIPGQQSREEDPSPVGVQGSTL from the exons ATGGAAGCCAGTGGACGCAGCCAGCGATGGAAGATGCATGTCCCAGAGTTTAAACATCGCGGGAGATCCCAGAGTTcaaaagacagtgagagagacaaGACAAGAGACAAAGGAGAGCCACACAAAAGTGTAACTATGGCACCCAACTCCAGGtatctgacagacagacaatatGTTAAGAGAAAGCCTCTGTTCTCTGCAGAACAACATGCATCTATCTTAAAGAAGACATATCCACAGGACAACACAAAGAAG GAGAACCAGTTGGGTGTTAGCAGAAGAGAAGAACATCAGCAACACACTGACATGGACTTATTGACCAGAGCAAGAGCAGAGCTGACCCCAGAGAGTTTTGGCCTCTCTCACAGTGACATCTGCTTTCCCTCAGCCTCTCGAGAGGACCTCGACTCACCCCTCGCTGTCTCAAAGCTTAGGACCAGGTTGTGCCATGAAGAACCTACTTTTGGATCACCTTTCCCTCAAACCAGCATATCAGCTCAACAGAGCCTCTCAAACTCTGTCCAGGAGGTTCGGAGATTAAACTCTCCTCTGGGGCAGCCACTGTCCTCCACTGTTCTGTATCCTACCTACAGCCATCGCTCAGGGTACTACAGGCCAGGCCACTCTCAACTCAGGCacggggggagggagggagaaaatggGGGAGAGACCAAACCTTTCTCTTCTAGAGGACAATCAAAAGGACACCCAATGACTCCCTACCAGGCGAACTACTGGGCCTGTGCCATCCATAAAGCTTTGTCTCCATCTCCAGACTTGCACTCTGCTGGCTGGGACCCAAACAGGGAGTACCAGGCCCTGCTGGATTACACCTACCCCCTGAGAGCAGGACAAGTGGCCACTAAGTGGGACAGCTCCGAGCTACAAGCAGACTCTCTCCTCGAAACAGATACAAACATGCAGGACTCAGGGATTGAACTGACCCACTTTTGTAGCTCTACCAGCCTGTCAGGGTTGGGCTTTACTGGGAGCAGCACAGTTCATTCCAGAGAGAGAAGCACTGTTAGTGCGGGTCATATGTCATCGGATGGTCTGCCCTCCAGTGCCTCGACAGACCCGGTGGTTTTGTCTATGGACAATCTGGACACCTGTAAGAACCGAGGTGGACTCAATCAGTACAAAATTGATGGTCACCATTATCAACACCATGCACTGTCCTCTACCACCTCTGCTGCTTTTATCCACTCCACCAGTCTTCTTCCACAgtccaggtgtgtgtggggggaggTGGACGAGGAGTTCCATCCTCTTCCAGAGAAgcttgaggagctgcagctgctatCCAGACAG ATGAGGGAGGTGACAGCCCAGCTGAGCCAGACTGTCACAGCCAGTTTGGAGTCTCTGGGGCCAGTCACCACCTCCGTCATCCACTCCTCCATCACCCTGCCTGAGAAACAGGAAGCTGGAGTCAAAGAGTCAGAGGGCAACAGTCAAGACACACATGAAGGAAAAGATAAGATTGgcagagaggagatgagtgCTGCTCAGACAG CTGATCACAGGGACTCTGAGGCAGTGAGGAGGACCTCTCGAGCCTGGCTGGAGCCTGTTGTAGAGGGACTAAATCGGCCCAGTCTCAGGGAGCTGGAGGCTTTGGTGGAGCAGCTGTGTGGCCTCGCCATGCCTTGCAACCAAAGGAGCAACCAGGAGAACCAGGAGCAAAGTGACTCCCTAATGCAACACATCCAG GTGTTCTGTGCACACCTGGAGCAGCTCATCCAGTGGCTCTATACAGTATCAGAGAAGATGGAGCTGCTGGCTGCACCCACTGTGGACATAGACAGCGTGAAGTCGTCACTGGCTGAATATCAG AGTTTTCAGAGAGAAGTGAGCAGCCATCAGTTCCTGACCACCTCTGTTCTGCACACCGGACAGCTTCTCCTCAGCCGCATCAACACCACATCTCCAT TTTTAAGAGACACCCTGCTGTTGATCGAGAGGCAGACTGGAGCTCTGGAGACCCACACAGAGCActttttctcctccatcctGTCTGCCATGGACACCCTGACTCAGCCCATTCCAGgccagcagagcagagaggaagacccCAGCCCTGTGGGGGTCCAGGGGTCCACTTTATAA
- the cep68 gene encoding centrosomal protein of 68 kDa isoform X1, which produces MEASGRSQRWKMHVPEFKHRGRSQSSKDSERDKTRDKGEPHKSVTMAPNSRYLTDRQYVKRKPLFSAEQHASILKKTYPQDNTKKENQLGVSRREEHQQHTDMDLLTRARAELTPESFGLSHSDICFPSASREDLDSPLAVSKLRTRLCHEEPTFGSPFPQTSISAQQSLSNSVQEVRRLNSPLGQPLSSTVLYPTYSHRSGYYRPGHSQLRHGGREGENGGETKPFSSRGQSKGHPMTPYQANYWACAIHKALSPSPDLHSAGWDPNREYQALLDYTYPLRAGQVATKWDSSELQADSLLETDTNMQDSGIELTHFCSSTSLSGLGFTGSSTVHSRERSTVSAGHMSSDGLPSSASTDPVVLSMDNLDTCKNRGGLNQYKIDGHHYQHHALSSTTSAAFIHSTSLLPQSRCVWGEVDEEFHPLPEKLEELQLLSRQMREVTAQLSQTVTASLESLGPVTTSVIHSSITLPEKQEAGVKESEGNSQDTHEGKDKIGREEMSAAQTAADHRDSEAVRRTSRAWLEPVVEGLNRPSLRELEALVEQLCGLAMPCNQRSNQENQEQSDSLMQHIQVFCAHLEQLIQWLYTVSEKMELLAAPTVDIDSVKSSLAEYQSFQREVSSHQFLTTSVLHTGQLLLSRINTTSPFLRDTLLLIERQTGALETHTEHFFSSILSAMDTLTQPIPGQQSREEDPSPVGVQGSTL; this is translated from the exons ATGGAAGCCAGTGGACGCAGCCAGCGATGGAAGATGCATGTCCCAGAGTTTAAACATCGCGGGAGATCCCAGAGTTcaaaagacagtgagagagacaaGACAAGAGACAAAGGAGAGCCACACAAAAGTGTAACTATGGCACCCAACTCCAGGtatctgacagacagacaatatGTTAAGAGAAAGCCTCTGTTCTCTGCAGAACAACATGCATCTATCTTAAAGAAGACATATCCACAGGACAACACAAAGAAG GAGAACCAGTTGGGTGTTAGCAGAAGAGAAGAACATCAGCAACACACTGACATGGACTTATTGACCAGAGCAAGAGCAGAGCTGACCCCAGAGAGTTTTGGCCTCTCTCACAGTGACATCTGCTTTCCCTCAGCCTCTCGAGAGGACCTCGACTCACCCCTCGCTGTCTCAAAGCTTAGGACCAGGTTGTGCCATGAAGAACCTACTTTTGGATCACCTTTCCCTCAAACCAGCATATCAGCTCAACAGAGCCTCTCAAACTCTGTCCAGGAGGTTCGGAGATTAAACTCTCCTCTGGGGCAGCCACTGTCCTCCACTGTTCTGTATCCTACCTACAGCCATCGCTCAGGGTACTACAGGCCAGGCCACTCTCAACTCAGGCacggggggagggagggagaaaatggGGGAGAGACCAAACCTTTCTCTTCTAGAGGACAATCAAAAGGACACCCAATGACTCCCTACCAGGCGAACTACTGGGCCTGTGCCATCCATAAAGCTTTGTCTCCATCTCCAGACTTGCACTCTGCTGGCTGGGACCCAAACAGGGAGTACCAGGCCCTGCTGGATTACACCTACCCCCTGAGAGCAGGACAAGTGGCCACTAAGTGGGACAGCTCCGAGCTACAAGCAGACTCTCTCCTCGAAACAGATACAAACATGCAGGACTCAGGGATTGAACTGACCCACTTTTGTAGCTCTACCAGCCTGTCAGGGTTGGGCTTTACTGGGAGCAGCACAGTTCATTCCAGAGAGAGAAGCACTGTTAGTGCGGGTCATATGTCATCGGATGGTCTGCCCTCCAGTGCCTCGACAGACCCGGTGGTTTTGTCTATGGACAATCTGGACACCTGTAAGAACCGAGGTGGACTCAATCAGTACAAAATTGATGGTCACCATTATCAACACCATGCACTGTCCTCTACCACCTCTGCTGCTTTTATCCACTCCACCAGTCTTCTTCCACAgtccaggtgtgtgtggggggaggTGGACGAGGAGTTCCATCCTCTTCCAGAGAAgcttgaggagctgcagctgctatCCAGACAG ATGAGGGAGGTGACAGCCCAGCTGAGCCAGACTGTCACAGCCAGTTTGGAGTCTCTGGGGCCAGTCACCACCTCCGTCATCCACTCCTCCATCACCCTGCCTGAGAAACAGGAAGCTGGAGTCAAAGAGTCAGAGGGCAACAGTCAAGACACACATGAAGGAAAAGATAAGATTGgcagagaggagatgagtgCTGCTCAGACAG CAGCTGATCACAGGGACTCTGAGGCAGTGAGGAGGACCTCTCGAGCCTGGCTGGAGCCTGTTGTAGAGGGACTAAATCGGCCCAGTCTCAGGGAGCTGGAGGCTTTGGTGGAGCAGCTGTGTGGCCTCGCCATGCCTTGCAACCAAAGGAGCAACCAGGAGAACCAGGAGCAAAGTGACTCCCTAATGCAACACATCCAG GTGTTCTGTGCACACCTGGAGCAGCTCATCCAGTGGCTCTATACAGTATCAGAGAAGATGGAGCTGCTGGCTGCACCCACTGTGGACATAGACAGCGTGAAGTCGTCACTGGCTGAATATCAG AGTTTTCAGAGAGAAGTGAGCAGCCATCAGTTCCTGACCACCTCTGTTCTGCACACCGGACAGCTTCTCCTCAGCCGCATCAACACCACATCTCCAT TTTTAAGAGACACCCTGCTGTTGATCGAGAGGCAGACTGGAGCTCTGGAGACCCACACAGAGCActttttctcctccatcctGTCTGCCATGGACACCCTGACTCAGCCCATTCCAGgccagcagagcagagaggaagacccCAGCCCTGTGGGGGTCCAGGGGTCCACTTTATAA